In Pleurocapsa sp. PCC 7319, the following are encoded in one genomic region:
- a CDS encoding extracellular solute-binding protein: protein MIHQSKQNKIITSLGIILASLGLTYAPIPGVKQTIIVVSGTELKEPLQELETRFEQNNSRVDLELKFQGSQDMVNNYIDQKNDFSPAILIPANEQILSELDNRWKAQNNSEPFYYSPQAIAKTILVAIAWQERGDILFADGNFSWSSIERAMQQRNWSKIGGKSNWGSFDFVMTNPTRSNSGQLTLSLWGQSKQNNSLNNTQTELESLYTLIKKSVYQAPRSTDILLQEFITRGANDGDVATVYESIALHRWSQTKLAQSQPYQIYYPNPTIQTIATAAIVRQNIDQNTAKVAQKFIDFITQPQQQQVFVQYGFRPVIPNLNLSSVSNSPWSQNIPGVISNPSVKIEQPPNSQEIAEIQRLWNRVR from the coding sequence ATGATTCATCAATCCAAGCAAAATAAAATTATTACTTCTTTAGGAATTATTTTAGCTTCTTTAGGTTTGACCTATGCACCTATACCTGGGGTTAAACAAACTATTATTGTTGTTAGTGGAACAGAATTAAAAGAGCCGTTACAAGAGTTAGAAACTAGATTTGAGCAGAATAATTCTCGCGTAGATTTAGAATTAAAATTTCAAGGTTCTCAGGATATGGTTAATAATTATATTGACCAAAAAAATGATTTTAGCCCAGCTATTTTAATTCCGGCAAATGAACAAATCTTATCCGAATTAGATAATCGCTGGAAAGCACAAAATAATAGTGAACCATTTTACTATTCTCCTCAAGCGATCGCCAAAACTATTTTAGTGGCAATAGCCTGGCAGGAACGAGGCGATATTCTTTTTGCTGATGGTAATTTTTCTTGGTCCAGTATTGAACGAGCAATGCAACAAAGGAACTGGTCAAAAATTGGCGGGAAATCTAACTGGGGTAGCTTCGATTTTGTCATGACTAATCCCACTCGTTCTAATAGCGGTCAATTAACTTTGAGCTTATGGGGGCAATCCAAACAAAATAATTCTCTCAACAATACCCAGACAGAACTTGAATCTCTGTATACCCTAATTAAAAAATCAGTATATCAAGCACCCCGTTCCACGGATATTTTGCTACAAGAATTTATTACCCGCGGTGCTAACGATGGAGATGTAGCTACAGTATATGAAAGTATTGCTTTACATCGTTGGTCTCAAACTAAACTTGCCCAGAGCCAACCATACCAAATATACTATCCCAATCCAACTATTCAAACTATTGCTACTGCTGCTATTGTCCGACAAAATATCGATCAAAATACCGCTAAAGTAGCTCAGAAATTTATTGATTTTATTACCCAGCCACAACAACAACAGGTTTTTGTCCAGTATGGCTTTCGTCCTGTAATTCCAAATCTAAATTTATCATCGGTTTCTAATAGCCCTTGGTCACAAAATATTCCTGGTGTCATCTCAAATCCCTCCGTAAAGATAGAACAACCTCCAAATTCACAGGAAATTGCCGAGATTCAACGTTTATGGAATCGAGTTCGTTAA
- a CDS encoding response regulator translates to MIRILIVDDQKMVREALKISLEPEKDLQIVGTASNGFAAIDQVKALQPDVVLMNMEMPGLDGASTTKEITNKFINTKVLILTSYDTDDYITKSLAMGAKGYLLKDTDAEDIAIAIRNIYKGYTQIGPGLLEKLLVHTDSGVILSKLKQITPLKPDLKLPEARPTYVKTHQIIANLQSTCRKNQAEIDRLNNSLNNNIQELPKIKKNLINQTKYMWLIWMFWLLTMPIIGLTLFNLHTKTHSLQKNDIPTERIGIDGEFSLHGIAQRVTRAFEEDPLIKGISTVHVAQEHDAIILKGKIADTAILRRMENIAKTIKGVNKVHTSQVKVHPQLESDILGSER, encoded by the coding sequence ATGATTCGCATTCTGATAGTAGACGATCAAAAAATGGTTCGAGAAGCACTCAAAATATCTCTTGAACCAGAAAAAGATTTGCAAATAGTTGGTACTGCAAGCAATGGTTTTGCTGCCATCGACCAAGTAAAAGCACTGCAACCAGATGTGGTATTAATGAATATGGAAATGCCCGGTTTAGATGGAGCTAGCACGACCAAAGAAATCACTAATAAATTTATTAATACTAAAGTTTTAATCCTTACTTCTTATGATACTGATGACTATATTACTAAATCTTTGGCTATGGGAGCCAAAGGCTATCTATTAAAAGATACGGATGCTGAAGATATTGCTATAGCTATTCGCAACATTTATAAAGGATATACTCAAATTGGACCTGGACTACTTGAAAAATTATTAGTGCATACAGACTCAGGTGTGATCTTAAGTAAACTAAAACAGATAACTCCTTTAAAGCCCGATCTTAAGTTGCCAGAAGCCAGACCAACTTATGTAAAAACACATCAAATAATTGCCAATTTGCAATCTACCTGTCGCAAAAATCAAGCAGAAATTGATAGACTAAATAATAGCTTAAATAATAATATTCAAGAGTTACCTAAAATTAAAAAAAATCTAATTAATCAGACAAAATATATGTGGCTGATCTGGATGTTTTGGTTGCTCACTATGCCAATAATTGGGTTAACTCTGTTTAATCTTCATACTAAAACCCATAGTCTGCAAAAGAATGATATTCCTACAGAAAGAATTGGTATTGATGGAGAATTTAGTCTTCATGGCATAGCTCAAAGAGTAACTAGGGCTTTTGAAGAAGATCCATTAATCAAAGGTATTTCTACTGTTCATGTAGCCCAAGAACACGATGCTATTATTTTGAAAGGAAAAATTGCTGATACGGCTATTTTAAGGCGTATGGAAAATATCGCCAAAACTATTAAAGGAGTTAATAAAGTTCATACTAGCCAAGTCAAAGTTCATCCACAACTAGAGTCAGATATCCTCGGTTCAGAGAGATGA
- a CDS encoding metallophosphoesterase — protein MDRRRFAFTWMLIVGLISSFCFHYTLANQSSIESAQEISSQTETIVQDLYLPPRKDFRIVVISDLNSQYGSTEYEPEVDRAIALIPEWQPDLVLSGGDMIAGQKASLTQSQIEAMWTAFDRHVAAPLRQYNIPFGFTIGNHDGSGAIKNQTLIFENERDLAKAYWSQKQHKLGLDFVDRANFPFYYSFRQNSIFFLVWDASTHIISEQQLAWVKKALKSEAAQQASMRISIGHLPLYPVAATKNKPGEYLANAQELRSLLEKNQVHLYISGHHHAYYPGKKGELELLHAGALGQGSRQLIHSDALPHQTITIVDLDLTKTQLIYTTYDPSTWEIISLEELPLSITGENGTIFRHDF, from the coding sequence ATCGATAGACGACGATTTGCTTTTACGTGGATGTTAATTGTTGGATTGATCTCAAGTTTTTGTTTTCACTACACGCTAGCTAATCAAAGCTCAATAGAATCAGCTCAGGAAATATCGTCTCAAACAGAAACTATTGTCCAAGACTTATATTTACCACCTCGCAAAGACTTCCGGATCGTCGTGATTAGCGATCTTAATAGTCAGTATGGTTCAACAGAATACGAACCCGAAGTGGATCGGGCGATCGCCCTAATACCAGAATGGCAACCTGATTTAGTTCTCTCCGGTGGGGATATGATTGCCGGACAAAAAGCATCCCTTACCCAGTCACAAATTGAAGCTATGTGGACGGCTTTTGATCGTCATGTGGCTGCGCCTTTACGTCAATACAATATTCCTTTTGGATTTACTATTGGTAATCATGATGGTTCAGGAGCAATTAAGAACCAAACCTTGATTTTTGAAAACGAGAGAGATTTAGCTAAAGCATATTGGAGTCAAAAGCAGCATAAATTAGGTTTAGACTTCGTAGATCGGGCTAATTTTCCTTTTTATTATAGTTTTCGGCAAAATAGTATATTTTTCTTAGTCTGGGATGCTAGTACTCATATTATTTCTGAACAACAATTAGCTTGGGTTAAGAAGGCACTAAAAAGTGAAGCAGCCCAACAAGCTTCCATGCGTATTTCCATTGGACATCTACCTCTATATCCTGTCGCGGCCACCAAAAATAAGCCAGGGGAATACTTAGCTAATGCTCAAGAATTGCGATCGCTCTTAGAAAAAAATCAAGTTCACCTATATATTAGTGGACATCATCACGCATACTATCCAGGTAAAAAAGGGGAATTAGAATTATTGCACGCAGGAGCATTAGGTCAGGGATCAAGACAATTAATTCATAGTGATGCCCTGCCTCACCAAACCATCACGATTGTTGATTTAGATCTGACAAAAACCCAGCTTATCTATACCACCTACGATCCCAGCACTTGGGAAATAATTTCTTTAGAAGAACTCCCTCTATCAATTACGGGAGAGAACGGTACTATTTTTAGACATGATTTCTAA
- a CDS encoding sirohydrochlorin chelatase produces the protein MVIANSLERSIFNSLQLPPLPNPKPLLAIGHGTRNASGRQTFLDFVETYQKLDTSRPVIPCFLELTEPTIQQGVEACIEQGYTEITALPILLFAARHNKFDVTNELDRARSPYPKLSFNYGRHFGITPKIIELWRDRLAELDRPDKNPHNISREDTVLLFVGRGSSDPDANGDVCKLARVIWEGSGYKTVETCFIGISHPRLEEGFRRAYLYQAKRIIVLPYFLFTGTLMSKIINISAQQQEQHPDIDIACLSEMGIAPQLLQVIREREIEAQLGQVAMNCEMCKFRLAAVDGHGNGYHHHAHHHHGHHHHHPNGDPYAKLEDYHQRIWKTP, from the coding sequence ATGGTTATAGCAAATTCTTTAGAGCGATCGATTTTTAATTCACTGCAATTACCACCTTTACCCAATCCCAAACCCTTACTAGCAATCGGTCATGGTACCAGAAACGCAAGTGGTAGACAAACTTTTCTGGATTTTGTCGAAACCTACCAAAAATTAGACACTTCTCGTCCTGTTATTCCCTGTTTTTTAGAACTAACTGAGCCAACAATTCAACAAGGAGTAGAAGCCTGTATCGAGCAAGGCTATACAGAAATTACTGCTTTGCCAATTTTGTTGTTTGCTGCCAGACATAACAAATTTGACGTTACCAACGAACTAGATCGAGCGCGATCGCCTTATCCAAAGTTAAGCTTTAATTATGGTCGTCACTTTGGCATCACGCCGAAAATTATCGAGCTGTGGCGCGATCGCTTGGCAGAATTAGATCGACCCGATAAAAATCCCCACAATATCTCCCGAGAAGATACTGTCTTATTATTTGTCGGGAGAGGTTCTAGCGATCCCGATGCCAATGGAGATGTCTGCAAACTAGCTAGAGTAATCTGGGAAGGAAGTGGTTACAAGACAGTAGAAACTTGTTTTATTGGTATTAGTCATCCCCGTTTAGAAGAAGGTTTTCGTCGGGCATACCTATATCAAGCCAAACGCATTATTGTTCTCCCTTATTTTCTATTTACGGGGACTTTGATGTCCAAAATCATTAACATTTCCGCTCAACAACAGGAACAACACCCCGATATCGATATTGCCTGCTTATCTGAAATGGGAATTGCACCTCAACTATTACAGGTAATTAGAGAGCGAGAAATTGAAGCTCAGTTAGGGCAAGTAGCGATGAATTGTGAAATGTGCAAGTTTCGCTTAGCCGCAGTAGATGGACATGGAAACGGGTATCATCATCATGCTCATCACCATCACGGACACCATCATCATCACCCTAATGGTGATCCCTACGCCAAACTAGAAGATTATCATCAGCGCATTTGGAAAACACCTTGA
- a CDS encoding DNA-formamidopyrimidine glycosylase produces MPELPEVETVRRGLNQLTVKQPIQGGEVLLARTLAYPADIEQFWQGITGVGISQWQRRGKYLLAQLENDSGKPAGCLGVHLRMTGQLLWVKQDNPLQKHTRIRLLFDGNQELRFVDTRTFGKFWLVPPQIERESIITGLQKLGPEPFDADFSLDYFTQKLNNRRRHIKTLLLDQAIVAGIGNIYADEALFKSGIKPDTLANNLTARQIKRLHQAIIDVLQTAIDKGGTTFSDFLDLLGVSGNYGDTALVYGRKGEPCRVCGTPIEKIKLGGRSSHFCSNCQD; encoded by the coding sequence TTGCCAGAACTACCAGAAGTAGAAACAGTCCGCAGAGGATTAAATCAATTAACTGTTAAACAACCAATCCAGGGAGGAGAAGTTTTATTAGCGAGGACTTTAGCTTATCCTGCTGACATAGAACAATTTTGGCAAGGTATTACAGGAGTGGGGATCAGTCAGTGGCAAAGACGGGGGAAGTATCTTTTGGCTCAGTTAGAGAATGATTCTGGAAAACCTGCTGGATGTTTGGGAGTACATCTCCGTATGACGGGACAATTATTATGGGTCAAGCAAGATAACCCTCTACAGAAACATACTCGTATTCGTCTCTTGTTTGACGGAAATCAAGAATTACGATTTGTGGATACCCGTACATTTGGTAAATTTTGGTTGGTACCACCTCAAATAGAACGAGAGTCAATTATTACGGGACTACAAAAACTGGGACCCGAACCTTTTGATGCTGATTTTTCCTTAGATTATTTTACTCAGAAGCTAAATAATCGTCGTCGTCACATTAAAACTTTGCTTTTAGATCAAGCGATCGTCGCAGGTATTGGCAATATTTATGCTGACGAAGCTTTATTTAAAAGTGGGATCAAACCGGACACCCTAGCCAATAATTTAACAGCCAGACAAATAAAACGATTGCATCAGGCAATTATTGATGTTCTGCAAACTGCCATTGATAAAGGTGGTACTACCTTTAGTGACTTTTTAGACTTGTTAGGGGTTAGCGGCAACTATGGTGATACAGCTTTAGTTTATGGCAGAAAAGGAGAACCTTGTCGAGTCTGCGGTACTCCCATAGAGAAAATAAAGCTAGGAGGGCGATCATCGCATTTTTGCTCCAATTGTCAGGATTGA
- a CDS encoding chromophore lyase CpcT/CpeT produces the protein MTHSQDIATLNRWMAADFSNQAQAYANPPFFAHIRVCMRPLPYNLLDGTSLFLEQAYDFMLNQPYRLRVIRLSAVDDRIELENYKVKEQERFYGASRNLDLLSNLTPDLIEKMEGCDMNVTWTGNSFLGEIKPGKACIVERQGKVTYLDNSFEINGTQLISYDRGRDPETDELVWGSVAGPFEFSPLESFASEVISAKDKSAT, from the coding sequence ATGACTCATTCTCAAGATATTGCGACCCTTAACCGTTGGATGGCAGCAGATTTTAGCAATCAAGCTCAAGCGTATGCAAATCCGCCATTTTTTGCCCATATTCGCGTCTGTATGCGTCCCTTACCCTATAATTTGTTGGACGGTACCAGTTTATTTTTAGAACAGGCTTATGATTTTATGCTCAACCAGCCCTATCGTTTACGGGTCATTAGGTTAAGTGCAGTAGATGATCGCATTGAGTTGGAAAACTATAAAGTAAAAGAGCAAGAGCGATTTTACGGTGCATCTCGTAATTTGGATTTGTTGAGTAATCTCACTCCAGATTTAATCGAGAAAATGGAAGGTTGTGATATGAACGTGACTTGGACAGGTAATAGTTTCCTGGGAGAGATCAAACCAGGAAAAGCGTGTATTGTGGAACGCCAAGGCAAAGTAACCTATTTAGACAACAGTTTTGAAATTAATGGCACTCAACTAATTAGCTATGATCGGGGACGAGATCCTGAAACAGATGAACTAGTCTGGGGATCAGTAGCGGGACCCTTCGAATTTAGTCCCCTGGAGAGTTTTGCCTCAGAAGTAATTTCTGCTAAAGATAAAAGTGCGACCTAA